In one window of Massilibacterium senegalense DNA:
- a CDS encoding phage NrS-1 polymerase family protein, which produces MWNGDISDYESRSEVDLSLASILAFWCGRDIKQMDRLFRQSGLMRDKWDRKQSGTTYGQITLETARRNVFTTYKPYGISSAQDDFTEDELERLQAMQPFKNNHYTCTDIGNSNLFADYYKSVARYIPERKKWFVYNGRGTSYKKSRFQTGYIGGVGIWVSF; this is translated from the coding sequence CTGTGGAATGGTGATATTTCCGATTATGAATCACGAAGTGAAGTCGATTTATCACTTGCTAGTATTTTAGCTTTTTGGTGTGGTCGAGATATTAAGCAGATGGACAGACTTTTTCGCCAGAGTGGTTTAATGCGGGATAAATGGGATCGTAAACAGAGTGGTACAACTTACGGTCAAATCACCTTAGAAACCGCAAGACGAAATGTGTTTACAACTTATAAACCATATGGCATTAGTTCAGCGCAAGATGATTTTACAGAAGATGAACTCGAACGACTTCAAGCCATGCAACCATTTAAAAACAATCATTACACTTGTACAGATATTGGTAATAGTAATCTGTTTGCTGACTACTACAAGTCGGTTGCCCGCTATATTCCTGAACGAAAGAAATGGTTCGTCTACAACGGGCGAGGAACGTCATACAAAAAGTCGCGATTTCAAACAGGGTATATAGGTGGGGTGGGTATATGGGTGTCGTTTTAA
- a CDS encoding helix-turn-helix domain-containing protein has protein sequence MAVSYKKFFHLLVDRNISNSELQKMAGFSGNIMTRMKREQYISLESVEKICNVLDCKMDDILEFTSDK, from the coding sequence ATGGCTGTTTCCTATAAAAAATTTTTTCATTTACTAGTGGATAGAAATATTTCAAATAGTGAATTACAAAAGATGGCTGGTTTTTCAGGAAATATAATGACTCGAATGAAACGAGAGCAGTACATTTCATTAGAAAGTGTTGAAAAGATATGTAACGTTTTAGATTGTAAAATGGATGATATTCTAGAATTTACATCCGATAAATAG